ccatcttaaaccagctcatgaccatcttaaaccagcttatgaccatcttaaaccaactcaagatcatcttaaaccagctcatggtcatcttaaaccagctcatgaccatcttaaaccagcttacGATCATATTAAACTAACTCAAGATCATCTTAAACCAGTAGCCATTTGCCAAAATCCACCTCATCATCATATGCAGTATACATATTTTTAGCAGGACATTTTAACACATGTTCACATTGCATTATGAGTTGCATTGCCACATTTCTGAACACAGCAGGTGAAATCGGTCATATGGCTTTAGGAGGCCTGATAAACACCAGCTGATTAATAACAAACATATTCTTTGTAGATGCTACTCAGAATCTGAATGCATAACAAGGTCACATTCAGCAGTGCAGTGGATGGTTTTATGGCTGTCTCTGCGATGCGGGCCAGCAAAAGGCCAGCTGGACAGCAGGTAGTCCAACACTGTTAGTGGGTGGAATGGCACAGCAAGACGACGATAGCTCGCCGTGCCAAGATAAATGCTGTTTACTGCGAGCTTCGTCACTTATGGTGTCCCCACCTTCTGTCTAagtgtgaaaatgtaaaaattcatgCAGGCGGCACGAAGGAGCCCTCCTGAGCGACAAAACCAGACTGAAGCAGAGATCATGATATGTATGAGATATACGATCCTACGCCTTCTGATGCAGAAAGCCGTCCTGCCCTTCAGTCTGGCCTGCTTTTCAACATGCTCTCATTTTCGAGTCACCTAAAATAGGCCATCGAATCCTATTTTAGTCAAAGCACAGTCTATCGTGCTCGGAGGATTTCACTGGGCTAAATCAGCTCACTGATTACTTGATTTCTCAGTGTGACACCGGGCAGATTACATTCCATTAATTTACATCCAGCAAACGTGAGGGTATGAATTTTTCAATGCAAGGCTTGAATTTTTAAGTATTCTTAAAGTTTTAATGTGATTGGTCAGATTCTCTCTGTCTGTTTTAAGTTGCATTGTTGCGAAATAGTTTTATATGTTGGGTCTCTGGTGTTGTGGTATAAGGGTACAACAGTGAatcactttaaacattaaaaataaatattcaaattaataaataaatatactgctACACAGCTTGGTAGTACTACTGTGAATACTATAATAGTATGCAATTGATGCTTTGCACTGGCatgctttattatttatacacacacaaaacctgTATCCACTACcagtgtttatacagtatatatatatatatatatatatatatatatatatatatatatatatatatatatatatatatatatatatatacatacatacacttctatttgaatattttaacacaatttaaaaatatgatttgttTATATGATCCAAagatgaattttcaacatcagtgTCACTATGTatctggtctgtctgtctgtctatccgtccatccgtccatccatccatccgtccatccatccatccatccatccatccacccacccacccacctatctatctatctatctatctatctatctatctatctatctatctatctatctatctatctatctatctatctatctatctatctatctatctatctatctatctatctatctatctatctatctatctatctatctacctacctacctacctacctacctacctacctacctacctacctacctacctacctacctacctacctacctacctacctacctatctatctatctatctatctatctatctatctatctatctatctatctatctatctatctgtccgtctgtctgtctgtctaatttAAGTGTGAGTCTTGCGCCCTCTTGTGGTCAAACTGGGGCGTTTTCCATCAAGTCCATCAAGTATTATTTAAATCTCAGTGAGTATAAAATAAATTGATTGAACAACAATAAAGTCACTTcccacataaaaaatatatactttagtAATTTGTAGTACACACTACAGTGCTTTTCAAGCATACTATAGTACAATGTATGCATATATTATAGCATTTGCAACTTTGTTAATAAATAGTATATTGTAGTATTAACTCTAGTGAACTGGTAAACAGTAATAAATATCGTAGCATACTTAAATCTTTACGTCGGTAAATTGTGgagtattgtagtataataccATACAGTTggaaaaaactacagtaatttgttaaaattactatagtggttgtgttaccaaaGCAATACTTTTTGCCACAACAAATGCATTCAgtactttactatactatagtTCAAAAGCACTACAGTACttacaataaattatttatataattagtaTTTTCCTAAAATGCATTGATTTAAATGTTCAACATTTCGAAATGTCACTGCATTGAGTAATTATTATATCCGACAACACgttgcatgtttttaaaaaagcaacaccccTAAATCTAGTGATGTAAATGAGGTTAGTACATAAAACTCTTGTACAATGTAGCTAGAACTGAACAGTGgctgttaataattaataatatcaaaCAGTTCCAGCAGAGGGCGACAAACTCTTGTTTACAGTCACTCACGTTCACTCAGATACACCGCATTCAGCCAGATaatccaaagccttctgttgtgttttgctgtgatttttgactgttgttgctgtgaaataactcaaatCATCATTCAGTGTAGTGAAATGGAGCTGTAATATGATtaaaaacctgccggaactactttttCTATAAAATTAACTAGAATAGCCATCAGCACCTTAACATTTCATCTCCTTTTCTCCAGGCACAATCATGTCTGGCAACCCTTACTATGACATGTCCAACACATCGAGCGACAACTGCACCGATGTGGACAACAAGGTGAAGCGCTACTATCTGCCAGCCATGTACGGTGCCATCTTCATAGTGGGAGTTATTGGAAACCTCACAGCTCTTCTGGTGTATGTGGTCAAGGTTCGACCCTGGAAGAGCAGCACCATCATCATGGTGAACCTGGTCTTCACAGATCTCCTCTTCATGATCTCGCTGCCATTTTTAGTGTATTACTATGTGCTGAATGACTCGTGGACTCTGGGAATCACTGTGTGTCACTTCGCACGCTTCATCTTCCACTTCAACCTGTACGGCAGCATCCTCTTCCTATCATGCGTGTCCATTTTTCGTTATATAGCAATCGTGCATCCGCAGCACGCACATAAGATTAGGCGCAAACGCTGGGGCGTTGTATCTTGTGTGTTGGTTTGGATCATTACGGTGGCTGAACTGAGTCCTATTTTATATGTTTTGGATACGGTTAACCTCAATAACGAAACATACTGTATGGATTTTGCGAGCAACAATCCACAAAGAGTTTGGCCGTATAGTTGGGTGTTGACTGTACTTGGCTATTTAGTTCCTTTAGTGGTGGTCTGTGCTTGCTATTGGCGCATCATTGAAAAGTTAAAGGAGGGTCCTCATATGGGGAGCACCAAACGGGTGCGAGCAAGGAGACTCATTGTGCTGATTTTGACGTGTTTCACAGTTTGTTTTCTTCCGTATCATGTGCTGCGAGCGTTTAGAGTCTACACGAGGCTCACGCCTGGGATGAACTGTATGTTAGATCATGGCATACACGTGGCCTACATCATCTCCAGACCCATCGCGGTGCTCAACATCATCTTCAACCTGCCGCTCTACACTCTGTCGGACGATAGCTTTAAACAGGCCTTTGTGGAGCTCTTCAAATGTGACAAGTTCAAGTTGAGCATTGAAAAGACTACTGGTGATGATCTCCCAACCCACGACCAGCAATATAAGCAAGAAGAGTAGCAGAGATTGAGCTAAAGACACTGTGAATTGATATGACGGATATACGTCACATGAAAATGTACATTAATTAGGCACTCACTTTTATAATAATCCAGGCCTGACTGACTTTGTATCTGCTCTGGAAAAAAAATATGACTCTATTTTAAAATAGTTGATAGTTGATTGGAAATAGTTGATTGGAAAATGATCAATCAATAatatgatcattcattcattttcatttcagcttagtccctttattaatgaggggtcagcggaatgaaccgccaacttatccatcatatgttttacacagcgaatgccttttcagctgcaacccagtactgggaaacacccatacactctcattcacaagcacacatacactacggctaatttagttaatcaaattcCCTGATagcacacagggagaacatccaaactccacacagaaatgacaactgacccagctggggctcaaaccagcaaccttcttgctgtgaggcaattgtgctacccgttgagccaccgtgatgccctataACATGATCAAAATATGCTAATAAGATCTAAATATAGACACCTATAGTAGTGTGAAATAGTGTTTCCTCCTTATGGATTTCTTATTGTTTTGCAAATTTGTTACACTTtgatgtttcagatcatcaaacaaattgaaatattagtcaaagattacacaagtaaacacatcgtGCAGTTTTGAAATGACTACATAGcgctgtgtgaaaaagtgttttgcCCCTTAATCTAATACTTGGTAGCAGGGGCAGACTGGGACAGATAGACCGTCAGACccgtgtcagggttctgccactctggtcttgtaaattcttgttttggtggcagagttcggacactagctctgtcttgtcctgtcctgtcctgttaTGCTCGGCTCAATTTTTCTTGAGTCGAGCACTTGTTTtatcattgtctgggtgcgcgtcgtcATAGGTGCGTGCGGACTCAACAtaagggcaatgcagtggcgcagtaggtagtgctgaaggtcgctggttcgagcctcggctgggtcagttggcgtttctgtatggagtttgcatgttctcctagcattcgcgtgggtttcctccgggtgctccggtttcccccacagtccaaacacatgcggtacaggtgaattgggaaggctaaaatcgtctgtagtgtataagtgtgagtgagtgtgtatatggatgtttcccatagatgggtttcagctggaagggcatccgctgtgtaaaacataagctggataagttggcgattcattctgatgtggtgaccccggattaatagagggactaagccaaaaagaaaatgaatgaatgaatatctcaacataaacaaaggggTCGGAGATAAATGTTCGTTTTTGAGGggaatttcagacggcatttagaggtttttgcatctgaactctttatatgtCAATAATTGTTTTACAGGGGCCTACAATGAAGACAGGGTTTCAAGCATCAAATATAAAGCGTAAAACAGGTTTCATTTTTGAAATAAA
This genomic stretch from Danio aesculapii chromosome 1, fDanAes4.1, whole genome shotgun sequence harbors:
- the oxgr1a.2 gene encoding 2-oxoglutarate receptor 1a.2, which encodes MSGNPYYDMSNTSSDNCTDVDNKVKRYYLPAMYGAIFIVGVIGNLTALLVYVVKVRPWKSSTIIMVNLVFTDLLFMISLPFLVYYYVLNDSWTLGITVCHFARFIFHFNLYGSILFLSCVSIFRYIAIVHPQHAHKIRRKRWGVVSCVLVWIITVAELSPILYVLDTVNLNNETYCMDFASNNPQRVWPYSWVLTVLGYLVPLVVVCACYWRIIEKLKEGPHMGSTKRVRARRLIVLILTCFTVCFLPYHVLRAFRVYTRLTPGMNCMLDHGIHVAYIISRPIAVLNIIFNLPLYTLSDDSFKQAFVELFKCDKFKLSIEKTTGDDLPTHDQQYKQEE